The DNA window GCGAGGAGATGAAACAGTGCAGTCATGACCAACGTGAAAGCCACGCCGTGAGGGAGCACGAGCCAAGCCAGGAGGCCTTGCCCAGCCCCTGTAAACCTGGACGATCCTACACTTGTAGAGCACATCACCAGTGTGCTCAAGCTGCAGTTACTATGCTGAGAGAACAAAATGGAATCAAAACTGCAAGCTGCATTTCTCCCTTGGCTCAGAAACTGCAATACAACAGGGGGTGATTCCTCTTCCAgccatcccagcaggtagggCTTCTCGAGGCGCCACAACGCAGCGCAGGACCCCGGCACATGACTAGAAGCCACTGCAGAGCGTTCCTTCATCCACTGgtaggagctgctgctgcacctgGCACAGCACTCACCTTCACAGGGCCATCGTTGCTTTCAGGGACAGGCTCCGATTTCAGATACTTTTTCAAGTTTCCATCGAAGTAATCTTGCAGGAATCTCTCCAGAGCCTTTCCATCACGGCTGAAAGCGAAGGGACGTTTTACAGCCATCATCATACATCAGGATGAGAGGGGAGAACTTCCACGGCTGATTTAAGCTCCTTCCACCCACAGAACAGATGCCACCCACACCTCCCAGAGCACCAGTCTGCGGCTGGCTTAGAAGACCCCAGAAGGCAAAGATGCCCTCGAGAGTTTTGACAGGAGGCTGGATGCACATCCCATCCTAAGTTTTAGGCCTTCCAGCATTCTTCATGTCTTTTTTCAAGACTAAAGGTACAACTATTTCCTGTGCCCTTTAATGCATCTGAGTTCCTAGCCAGACTTAAATATCTTGAATGAAATCATCTGCCTTTGTGTAATGGGAGGGAGCTGCAAGCTCTCTAGAGGGCAGGAAAACACGAGTAGGAGCCATTTTGACCCAGCAATCATTTCTTCCAGCTGGAACATCCAGCTTCCCTGTTTCCTCCAAGCTAACAAAGTATGCTCTGGCCAGAGACCCCCAGAACAAAGCCCATCAAGTGCAAGGCAACACTGCTAAGTTCAAAAACTTACGAGAATTCTTCCTGCATAACGTATTTCTCTCCTTTGGCGGTTCTGATGGCAACGACCGGAGCCTCGGCCACGCTGCTGTCCAGACCAAACTCTGAGAGCTCATGGCCAAAGGTTTTCCGACTAGCCACAGCAAAAGACAGTTTGTGGCCAGCATCTAAGAACTTCTTTGCAATCATCATAACtctgagggggggaaaaaaacaaagaacacaaaatacaaagcatGATTCCTTGGAACATCATCTTCTACACAACACTCTCCAGTTGCAGTGCACACTGGATGAGGAACTGGATGGCGTGATGTGTTCTACAGAAATGGTGTTGAGAAGCGGAGGAGTAAACTTGTGTCTGCTGTGAATGAGGCCTGTGCAAAGGTTGTGTGCGTCCATCCTCCACCCGCCAGCACGACCACCAGGGCCTCAGGCACTGGGGAAAGGGCAGAGTCCCACACGACACCCGTGAGGGAGTTGGTGCTTAATGTCTAAGGAGTAGGGATCCCAAAGCAGGCAGGTGGGCTGTCAGAGGACACAGTGTGTGCTTtgggctctgcaggcagcagccacCCCAACACTTCCCATTAGAAACTCAGCTGGAAGCTTTCTGGGAGAGAAGAATTCACAAATGAACAACAGGAGAAACTGTCAGCTGAGCTGTGGAACAGCATTGACACAGGGAACAAGCAAGACACACCGATAGCCCCCGCCGCTGCCTACCTGTTGCGCCAGTAGTTGGAGCCCTTCGCGTTCTTCTCATAGTCCACATCATAGTATGCCACCAACAGGTCCTTCCCCTGGATCAAGTCTTTGTTGTCTTCAGTCATGTGCGGACAGATGCCAAAGCTGTGAGACAGATGTTAGCAGCTTCAGCTTCACTGCCCAGAACCCATCACCTCCCAGGAGCGGGACTGATGCACACTCTTGTTTCCCACCCAAGAACACTAAATGCCAGTAATCAATAAGACCTAAGGAACTCACATGTTCTCCTGGATAAATTTCTTGATCTTTCCACTGGtgattttgtcttctgtgtatTTGACAGAGCTGTCCTCAAACTTGTTTGCCAGGCGTGAAGGACGGAATAAGACTATACCCCTGAGGGGAAGCAGGTATCGTGAATTAGTTTAAGGTATCCCTGGGCTTCCAAGGATGGTGAGGCAAGAACCCAACCTCCAGTGACCACCCCATTCATGGCTCATAGCTCCCACGAGACTGTTTTCTTGGTGGCACTACCGTATTAGATCTACCTGTCAGACCCTTCTCCATTGTTCAGACAGGGcacaatgagaaacaaaaaacccaccataaCAAGcaacatgaaagcaaaacaactcTGTTGAGATACTTCCCATCAGGAGGCAGACACTAACCCTCCAGAGCCTGCAACCATTTGTACCTTTGGAATTGAGAtagaaagagataaaaaaagagatctgccactggcagctggagaagagaccAGACCTTAAGTTATGTTCAGAAAGCGAATCAGGTTAACAACTACAACCCATTAATTTGTTCCAGATGTCTCAACACCACAAAATCTTTGTGTTAAACAACTTACTCTCCATCTTCCTCATACTTCTGCACCAATTGCTCCTCACTGGTGTGTGCAAAACGGTAATTATCTCTCAGGTTGTTGGCGGCTTTCATGAATTCCGAGTAAGCATCACCAGATGCATCTCCAAAGAAGcctgcagcagaaagagaggtgGTGACCCCACACCAGCCTGGCAGCAGTCACTGTGCAGCCCTCATCATTTATCTCTACAATGCACTGAGAGGTCACTTCTGAATTAAGTCCTCCAATGCATGTTCTGGCCTTCATCTTTGACAGCTTCTCTCCCATTTTCACTGGAACCTTTCTACATTCCCTCCCTTCCACCAGCAGAAGTTACTCAAGAGTCTGCCCAGCCTAGTTATTCAGCCAAAAGGCAGTTGTCCTCTGAGCACTGAGACACTACTAGTGATAACACCTGCCAGTGGTACTTAACACAAGTAAGTTTGGGAGTGCTGATCAATATTCATCCAGTTACACTTGTAAGATGGCACCTGGTCTGCACAAAGGAAAGCTGCTATTGCCACTTGTAAACCACGATCAAATCATTCGATTGACAGCCTGCCAGTGTCAGGAGAGAGCACCCAAAGGCACTGTGTGACAATCCAAAGATACCTGTTGTCAGCGGGCCAAAAGAGCAACAAACGTTAAAAAACAGACACGATGGTGCCAGCAGGTCTGACAGTCGAGGATCACATGGCagtgcagggagagaaaaaaataaaggttggAAGGAATCCCCAGAGGTCACTgagtccaacctcctgctcaaagcaggaccaGCTTCACAGTCAGATCGGGTTGCTCAGAGCTTTGTCCAACTTTGAAAATCTCCCAGACTGAACGTTTCGAAACCCCTCTGGGCACGCATTCCAGCGCTTCTGCGTTCTCATTATGAAAAACGTTTTTGCTCGCATCCATCTGGAATCTCTCTTGCTACAGCCTGTGATGTTGCCTCTCCTTTCACAGTACATTCCCCAAGACATCTCCCAGAGCCAAGCGTCCACTCGTCTCAGGGCTGCACTGCATCTACTCACCCACTACAGAAGCGTCTTTATCACCGATGAATTTCTCAAAATCAGCCACGGAACTGAGCGCCACCGAAGCAGGTCCCGCCTGTTTCTTGAGATGACTGACAATCCCGTCTTAAGGGAAAAGTTAAATGATTAAAGGGATCAATCCAAAGTTCCACAAGacatttttcaagctttttaaaacaaaaattgttcCTGCAGAATCCATACACCTCTCCCATACAATAAATACAATGCGAATGGAAGCAGCGCTACCACCCACCCCACATGGGAACTTTCCAGCATTTTCCAGATACCCATCGAGGGCACTAGGAATTAAAGATGATGTGGAAACCTTCACCTTTAAAGGAGAGCTTTAAGGGATAATAAAcacccagggctctgccagcacAAAGAGCTCTGGAAAGGGCAAGGGCAGGGTGTGGGTGTGTGTAGGTGGGAACGTTCTTTGTATCCCTCAACACACGTAGCATCCCTGACACAAGTCTATTACACGTGGGCCTTCCTTCCAGCACCAGATGCTTGCCGACAAGCTCTTACCTGCTGTCCTGGGCCCATCATAGGTTCCTGCCTCCTCTCCATCTCGAAATATCTTTAAGGTGGGATATCCACTGACTCCGTACTTATTACAGGTGTTTGAGTTTGCTGTACAGTCAAcctaaaggaagagaaacattGCCACTCAGTGACCCGGCCACCCGCATGCACAGAGGAAAGCGGCTTTGCCACTGCCCACATTACCACATATAAAGTCTAGAGGGTCTGAAAGCCCTCACGTGTCTTTAACCAAGGCTGGGCTCCTTTCACATAGAGCATAAGGATCCACAAAGCACCTACGAGACCAAAAGCTGGAGAGTCAACACTGGGGAAGGATGTGGCACAGGTGTAACAGCAGgcccagaaaaatatttgaggaaATACTGGAAAGATTAAGTAGTCACGAGTTTGGCCAGactacacacaaaaaaataacagaaagggTAGATTTGTGTAATCAATGACAGGCTTAACAGGAATCAGCTTTTCTCAGCACCTCATCAGTCCTGAAGCTCCTAAAACACCTGAGGAAAACAGGCTGACCTCAACTGACCAGGAGGCCATGGTGTCCAGAGGCCGTGTTGCTTCCCATACAGGAAGACCCTGATTTAAGAAACCCATTCAAGttttctggtggaaaaggaaGCTCTCGGTCACCAGCCCTCACCGTGTAAGTCAAGGGACACCCTGACGTACAGCACCACGCTAGCTCTGACGCTGGATGACAGAGCCCAAAGGCGGCTTCTTCCTCCCCGCTGGGGCGAGCGCCTTTCACGGCCTCGTGCACACCCACGTTACACCCCGCACACCGCGGGGCAGCGGCACCCGCAGCGTTCAGCTCTCACATCGTTCCCCGGCGTCTAAACCTCCCCCGAGCTGCAGCCCGTCAGAGCTCCGGCGAGCCTGGCGGAGGCCCGAGGCGCGCTCCGGCCGGCCTCGCCCGCGGGTGGTAACGGCAGCGCCTTCACCTGACCAAAGTCTCCCCGCGGGCCGCCCCCGGGGCTGCACCGCCCGGGAGGagccggcgcggcggggcctcACCTTCACGAGCGGCACGATCCCCTTCAGCCTGGTCGCCGCCGACTCGTACTCCGGCGCCAGCCGCTTGCAGTGCCCGCACctggggggacggggggggttAGGCCGACCTGGGGTAccccgccccgggcccggctCCCGGCCCCCCGCTAcaccgcccccgcccgccccgccgcccccggtcCCCCACCGCCCCCGGCGGCCCCTCACCAGGGCGCGAAGAACTCCACGAGCGCCAGCCCCGGGCGCTCGGCCAGGCCGCTCTCGAAGTCGGCATCGCTGAGCTCTATCACGTCCGAGGCGCGGGCGAGCagcgggagcagcagcagcagcacggcgggcggcggccggggcgcGGACATggcgggggggcgcggggggctccgtgctcggcggcggcggcggatGAAGAGGCGCCGGGGGCCGCAGGCCGGAAGTCCCGCCTCCCCAGCCGGATCTGCCGTGTGGCAGCTCTCCATTGGGCGCCGTGCCGCGCGTCACGCCGGCCCCGGCCAATGGGCTGCCGACAAGGGTGGGCGGGGCCGGCTGCGGCGACTccgcctctcccctccccgccgcggggTCTGGGGGCGgcaccgggaccgggaccgggaccgggatCGGGATCGGGATCGGGATCGGGATCGGGATCGGGATCGGCCTCCTCGGGCCCCGGCCGCTCCTGGGGCCGCGCCGCGCTCAGGGTTCGGCCCCGGCCCCGAGCCACGGCGTAGCCCGGGGCTccctcccgccgcccggccccggcccggcgcccAGCCCCGCGTCCCGCTGCAGCGGCCGGCTCTGTCCCGTTGGGAGCGGGGACCGGGTGCCCCGGGTGCAGCGCAGCGTCCCCGGGAGCTGCCCGCGGTGACACGCCGCTGCCCGGTGCCGCACGCCGTTGTGTGTAACTCCAGCCCGGCCTCGAGGGCGCCTCAGCCCCGGGCATGGCCCGGGCCGGGGTCCCGCAGAGCAGCCCCCAGTGCGCCCGCCGGCGAGGGCTGCGGGACGTGCCGCAGCTCCGCTCCCGCACCCACCCACG is part of the Nyctibius grandis isolate bNycGra1 chromosome 11, bNycGra1.pri, whole genome shotgun sequence genome and encodes:
- the PDIA3 gene encoding protein disulfide-isomerase A3, whose translation is MSAPRPPPAVLLLLLPLLARASDVIELSDADFESGLAERPGLALVEFFAPWCGHCKRLAPEYESAATRLKGIVPLVKVDCTANSNTCNKYGVSGYPTLKIFRDGEEAGTYDGPRTADGIVSHLKKQAGPASVALSSVADFEKFIGDKDASVVGFFGDASGDAYSEFMKAANNLRDNYRFAHTSEEQLVQKYEEDGEGIVLFRPSRLANKFEDSSVKYTEDKITSGKIKKFIQENIFGICPHMTEDNKDLIQGKDLLVAYYDVDYEKNAKGSNYWRNRVMMIAKKFLDAGHKLSFAVASRKTFGHELSEFGLDSSVAEAPVVAIRTAKGEKYVMQEEFSRDGKALERFLQDYFDGNLKKYLKSEPVPESNDGPVKVVVAENFDEIVNAEDKDVLIEFYAPWCGHCKNLEPKYKELGEKLSKDPNIVIAKMDATANDVPSPYEVRGFPTIYFAPAGKKQSPKKYEGGREVSDFISYLKREATNTPVLQEEDKPKKSKKKVKEDL